One window from the genome of Pyrobaculum ferrireducens encodes:
- a CDS encoding ATP-binding cassette domain-containing protein, producing MIRAVDLGKRYGDYVFRHVNVELPERGLVALVGPNGSGKTTLLKIFAMLTEPTEGEVYIMGTPWREARARHRGDVLYSHQEPLVYSGTVEDNLVCNDGDVVDALGLRPLLRHKAKSLSGGYKKLVTVARVLACRPKAALLDEPTAYLDPEKRRRLLDYVAQYAKKALVVWTTHYPPEAENSDALYEMRDGALRRVR from the coding sequence ATGATTAGGGCCGTCGACCTCGGCAAGAGGTACGGGGACTACGTGTTCCGCCACGTCAACGTGGAGCTACCCGAGAGGGGGCTGGTGGCGCTGGTGGGGCCCAACGGCTCAGGCAAGACAACCCTCCTAAAAATATTCGCAATGCTCACCGAGCCCACAGAGGGCGAGGTCTACATAATGGGCACGCCGTGGCGCGAGGCGAGGGCAAGACACCGCGGCGACGTCCTCTACAGCCACCAGGAGCCCCTCGTCTATTCCGGCACCGTGGAGGACAACCTCGTATGCAACGACGGCGACGTGGTGGACGCCCTCGGCCTCAGACCCCTCCTCAGACACAAGGCCAAGTCCCTCTCCGGCGGCTATAAAAAGCTCGTCACAGTAGCCCGCGTCCTCGCCTGCAGACCCAAAGCCGCCCTGCTGGACGAGCCCACCGCCTACCTAGACCCAGAGAAGAGGAGGCGCCTCCTGGACTACGTCGCGCAGTACGCAAAAAAGGCGCTGGTGGTGTGGACAACCCACTACCCCCCAGAGGCGGAGAACTCAGACGCGCTTTACGAAATGCGGGACGGCGCCCTTAGGCGGGTGCGGTAG
- a CDS encoding ABC transporter permease, whose protein sequence is MSAEVAGIVLNTLYVSTTPVIIAAALGTPLAAWLHIRGGRAAAALKALFNGFVGMPTVLLGLLLYLLLARTGPLGSLQLLYTLDAVVIGHTVLILPLYLSFALTALAGVDPRLREVADMFRFSLWRTAALHVREAAAGLAAAVAASYGRAVGELGIALMLGGDIRYRTRVLTTAIAHETMLGNWDAAIQLGVILLAISLAVSAAVTALGFRYRG, encoded by the coding sequence AGTAGCCGGCATAGTCCTAAACACCCTCTACGTCTCCACAACACCCGTTATTATAGCCGCGGCGCTGGGCACCCCACTCGCCGCCTGGCTACACATAAGAGGCGGGAGGGCCGCCGCGGCGCTTAAGGCCCTCTTCAACGGCTTCGTCGGCATGCCGACGGTCCTCCTCGGCCTCCTCCTCTACCTCCTGCTGGCGAGGACGGGCCCCCTGGGGAGCCTCCAGCTGCTCTACACCCTAGACGCGGTGGTCATCGGCCACACCGTGCTGATCCTCCCCCTCTACCTCTCCTTCGCCCTCACGGCGCTTGCGGGCGTCGACCCCAGGCTGAGGGAGGTGGCCGACATGTTCCGCTTCTCCCTGTGGCGCACCGCCGCTCTGCACGTCAGAGAGGCCGCCGCGGGCCTCGCCGCCGCCGTCGCCGCGTCGTACGGGAGGGCCGTTGGGGAGCTGGGCATCGCCTTGATGCTGGGCGGCGACATCAGGTACCGCACGAGGGTCCTCACCACCGCCATTGCCCACGAAACCATGCTGGGCAACTGGGACGCGGCGATTCAGCTGGGCGTGATACTGCTGGCCATCTCGCTGGCTGTCAGCGCCGCCGTGACGGCGCTGGGCTTTAGATACAGGGGATGA